The Treponema sp. Marseille-Q3903 genomic interval GCATTGTACCACTCATCTGCGTTGTCTCAATCACAAACGGAATGATAGATGGAATGACAGAAAGGATAATAGGGCTGTCTAGCGGGCACGTTCAGTCTTATATTTCAAATCGCTATGCAGGGGTGATTTCTGCTGCGAGTTTTGTTGAAACTTCAAAAGAGCTGTTAAAAATAGACGGCGTAAAAGTTGTTTTTCCCGAAGTCGATATCTCAGCAATCGCTACCGGGAAAAAATCTAGAATCGGAGTTCAGATTCGCGGCGTGCAGAGCGATATCTTTACTGGCAATAAATCTTTTGCAAAACTGTTCGAAGTTTGCGAAGGCACTCTCGAAGATTTTCGTGCAAATGAAAAATATGCGGTCATAGGCAAGAAGATGGCTGCTGACTTAGCTCTCAATTCAGGAGATAGTTTTCGGATAATCACAACACGAATTGTAAATGGAAAACTCGTCCCAAAACTCACCTCGTTAAAGATAGCCGCAGTCGTTTCATCAGGGTACCAGGAATTAGACCAATTTTGGGTTTTTGTCCCGCTGGAAACTGTATACAAAAATCTTTCACTTGAAAGCGCTTCCTACAACGTCATGATTCAATCAGATGATGCTTTTTCCCCTGATTTAGTGAGGCTCCAAAGAGATATAAAAAAATATTA includes:
- a CDS encoding ABC transporter permease; translation: MTIKSSLMFAKSLIFPKTEKKSSARRGLFGATLCIGLSIVPLICVVSITNGMIDGMTERIIGLSSGHVQSYISNRYAGVISAASFVETSKELLKIDGVKVVFPEVDISAIATGKKSRIGVQIRGVQSDIFTGNKSFAKLFEVCEGTLEDFRANEKYAVIGKKMAADLALNSGDSFRIITTRIVNGKLVPKLTSLKIAAVVSSGYQELDQFWVFVPLETVYKNLSLESASYNVMIQSDDAFSPDLVRLQRDIKKYYGKYANVYRWDQIHSSEFENFSSTRVMLVFVMMMIVLVASVNISSAIVMLVMERRKEIAILKSIGGTPRGITFSFLLTGTACGAGGLFFGVPVGILLTLFSNQLVKLLENIINFVTKIANGSHITLMDPAYYLSEIPVEISASQILLIVVAVLLLSIIVSFIPAKNAGKEKPLELLRNV